The window aggctgctagggatgcgaggaccagcccccagaccacacgggtccagcggggtgctttcctcgcaagccttcttctagcgtctcctccacccaagaccatgcggggggtcgagctggcggacagcgccctccgcaccgtctccccgagagcaaccttgtcaccGGGGAGAACGATACGAAAAACAGCCGccagacctggcgccagcgccacagtcaggcgtctccatcccccttcaggctaggggacatcgcaggagcggGACCCCACGGGCcaaatgctcttctgctgatcccactgaacctgagggatggagcgcacgcccactccggtcttcccctaccgctcacaagcattcttctagcgccaaaagcctaataaagccaggccaccccacctgggggccggtcacaaaaaggcaaaggaaacattacaagatttaggcagtactggaagaaagagttgggaggttggggaggaaagggaaccccacgacccctatttatagctgcgccgggcttGTAGCTTCAAGCTTGTCAAGGAGCGGAGGCTTGTTTCACCCGTGACGACAcggcactccacgagcaaaagaggtcctcggtcaccgcgccgagacacgaccgaacgaaataaagcagagctgagcccctggacgccgAGCGGTGCAGCGtcggctctggccggctgccctcgaacggcgcgccgtaaGGCGACCGGgaacgccggggccaaggccctacgtgcGGGACAGCACGAcgaaagcaccagctgccaagcagcgggcgctaccgtcgccctggcccccctcagcgcgcggacacatcttgtccttcaaacaaacaaacaaagaggcgcgtgcctcgaagtactccccccacGGGCGTACTATCCCGACCAGCGTGTTGTCGCATCCGCCGGGCTGGTGCTCAGGCGCGTCTGACGGGTGCGCGAcattgactgatcacgtcaaaagggaaatccccgaattaccctttggccgaacccACTGATTCAACCAAagtctcgggggctactgtcgggtatcacaattagggacaccctaatcggggtactaagaccgcttttaaaaacacaaacacctgttaagacaactaggcccacggcctcctttcaatctggaagaaaggaaaggattcaatgaagcccagcacgcggcccattcacatccccctcgagcgggtgactcattctccgcctcgctcgagggtccctctcaggCCCGCTAGAcaatctccacctcgctcgagggtccctctcaggGCCCTCGATTACGCAAcgctcctccgcctcgctcgagggtagcggatctaccctcgagtagtgactcatctccgcctcgctcgaggacgtcTCTCAGCACAAGGgccaaacggccccgccgcccaaccgctcgccgtacgaaggcattgaaAGCCAGCCACTCTGCCGCGGCTCAAAGGACAGGAGCGTCAGGCCATCACTCCCATAGTGGATGTGATCGGgctcccatccgctgacttcggtcaccgctccgccatcccgaagGCTGTAGCGGCACTGTGGGACATGCAACGCGGAACAAGACGGGCCCAGCACGGCCCCCGttcctgttctgccgacaccgaccatccggactccccTCCCACTAGGGAAGGGGTCCGGTGAGGTCACGTGTCCTACCAAACGGAGCGCCCAGCGTACGCGGACGGAGCCCCGATCCTCCCCTTTTGAGGAGCCCGGGGCCTctacgtgtcccccggaccttctagagCGCACGCCCGCACCCCGACCAGGAGGTCCGGGACCGTCTCGCGCCATTACTGCCACCGgaacactgcaggacgaccggcgcaatCCCCGCGGAACCAAGGACGATAGAGAagcacgccgccttcccacagtgtacttcctacagtgttcgaccactgtacccccgcgattcaggggaggacgacgacttccatgccccacTCATGTGTCCCGCCCCTTcttgtaactataaaaggaggagacggGTTTCCTTTAGACTCTCTCGTCTGGACTCTAGTCTACTTGGTCTCTCTGGTTTCTCTCTTCAAGGGGACGTTCAGGGACAACTGAGCACTGATCTCAACtgactccactcctagctgagacttgggagcttctctccctctctcgccttgcttgtaccccctactacaagcactccgggtctaagataatacagtgccctcgcatgccccctttgctggacgtacggccccgcggccggaaccaggataaaccgtgcgttactgtgattgcctcttgcatcatcatctgggatgagaaaacacgcagcatttactagttgggatccgggcccccgggtcgggacgccGACACCATTCATTGGATAGATGATGATTGGCGTATGCAAAAGAGAATTGTCGGTTTCTTCAATGTAAAAGGAAGGCATACCGGTGCGAAGTTGTCGGAGTCATTCACTGAAGTTATGGTCAACTGGTACATTGAGAATAGACTATTTGCTTTGAGTTTAGACAATGCTAGTTCATATTAAGTGGCAGTCCAAGATATAATTTCAGATCTGAAAGAGAATGGTAATGGCTCCATAGTTTGTGATGGAATTTTTTTCCATGTtagatgtgcttgtcatatactCAATTTGGTTGCTAGGGATGGGCTGAAAGTAATTTCAGGAACAATTGGGATGGTCAAATCACTTGTGCTAGCTGTGAAAGGATCTCCATTGCAATGGGAGGAATTATGAAGGGTGCCACTGAATCTGGATTGGATACAAAGAGGGGTATCTTGCTGGATATAACAGCTAGGTGGAATTCTACCTATCTAGTGCTAAGAGATGCTTTGTACTACAAGGATGCTTTTACGAGGCTTAAGTCTTTTCAAATCGCCGTAGCTATGCAAAGATTTCTCCATCTAATGCTGAATGGGACAAAGCTCTTACCATTTTCAGTTCTTGAAGAAGTTTTATGATCTTACTGAAATTCTCTCTGGTACTTCGTATCCTACTGCAAATTTGTTTTATAAAGGTTTATGTGATATAAAGCTCTTGCTTGATGATTGGTCCTTTAGTAATGATGCCACAATTAATGCAATGGCTATTTCCATGAATTAGaaatttgagaaatattggCTGCagtccaacattgctcttgctgtAGCATGTTTTCTTGATCCTAGATACAAGAAAAAGCTTGTAGAATACTATATGAGGAAGTTCTATGGTGATCAGTATCAAGTTGAGCTTGATGAGTTTGTTAGTGTGGTAAAGAAATTATATCAATTTTATGCTAGTTCTACTCCCGCATCAACAAAACAAAAGAGTAAAGCAGCTGGTCCTAGTAGTACAGCAGATATGTTAATGAAAAATGTAGACAATGACCTTGAATACTTCTTATATAGTCAAAATCAACCTGGTATGATTGAGTCAAATGAGTTGGAGAAATATATAGCAGAACCACTTCTACAAATTGCTGGTTAGTTTGACATCTTAGCATGGTGGAAGAACAAGAGAGAAGAGTATCCTATCCTTACACAAATTGTTCGTGATGTGATGGCCATACAAGTATCAACTGTTGCATGAGTACGCCTTTAGTGCTGCTGGTTGTGTTGTTGATCCATACCGAAATCATCTTGATCTAGAAATTATAGAGGCATTGATTTGCACCAAGGATTGAGTAGCTGCAGCAAGAAAAGGTAAATATAATACATTTGGTTTAGCTACAAACAATAATGTAGCAAATAAATGCATATCTGATTTTCCTATGTTTCATTTTGTCTTTAGATTCTAAAATTGTTGGCTCAGTTGTGAATGATCTTGATGTTGAAACTTTATCTATTTCCATGGCTAACAAATTGATGGTTGAGGTATGTGTGAATCAATTCAATTAAGTTGTGTTTCTACCATTATTTTTGTCAAGTCTGCAGGATCTTCTTGTTGTCTTGCTGTAGCTGCTAGATCTGATTATTATTCAATTTTGTAGGACAAAAACAAGGAGGGGGATGAGgaacaaaatgaagatggagatATGGAAAGTGATTCAGATATCATGAATGATAAAGATGAGCTGTAGCCTACTGTATATTTTAATCAAGATGCTTGTGTTCGGTTGAGATATTTGTTTTATTCTATGTATATGGAACTAATTATACTATTTGCCTCTAAGATTGTCTCCTTTCTGCACTACTATGTGTGTACTGTATTCGAGTCGTGGCTGTGAATTTGTTCAATATTCTATCTTTAAGTGTGGGCTTGAGAGTTATGGTTGTGACTTGTGACTACCGTTTATTACTGTATGGCAATGAACTTGTGAGGTTGTTAATTATTATCATGTTTACAAATACTTGTGCTATTATTATTTGTCTATGTGTTTTCATGTATGCGTGTCAACTTTGTCGGATGATTGGGTACGATCGTACAGGGTCGGTGTTTCCGTTTTGCCTTTCCGTAGACCATTCGTTTTCAACACATTCCATTCGAATTGGTCCGTATTCGATATATCGTGAGTCCGTATTCATATTCGTGTTCGACTTGTTCGTTTTCGATATCGTTTTTGTATTAAAATGCAAAAGTGAAAACGGTAACGGGGTTATCCCGACcgatcccgaccgttttcaaccctaactACATAATACCAAGTGGTAGTATCGTGCATCATAAAAGATCTCCTCGAAGATGAACCCGATGCACCGTGGATGTCCTTTTCAACCTACATAGTACTCCCACAGGACCACACCACCATTAACTGGTCTTGCCTTCGCTTCCCTGTAAGGCCAGTTTTAATAgggtttcatgacattaaatatcagCAATTTTGTTGACATGGCAAGAAGAGATAAGGATGGAGTTTCATGGGACGTGAGAAGAGTTTTCATCACTATGAAACCCATCTAGCAAAGTTACCTAGTTTCCAGTATAGGTAACTGTGTCATTAAACTATGCACTAAGACTGGCCTAATTCTCTTTCGGATGCTATTACTGATGCTACCTATGGCGCGATCGAGGCCCTCAACTTCCCACCAGAATCGTGCTCAGTGCCCCAGTGTGGTGCACTGGTGCTGCGCTTATTCAATTTAATATCTATAAAACTTTCTAAAAAACTCTAGTAACACTGCCCTAATGAACAAGGTGGCTGTGGCATGGTGAGGGTCAAGTGGTGTGTTGAGGATTGCCACCTCCGAATGGGAATAGCCGAAGGTCACAGTACAGTGCATAGTTGAATAAtattccctccgttctaaattataggttCATATTTTTTACTATACAGTTAGACATAGTGTATATGTAGATGTAAACCTATGAACCTAGAAAAGCCAgaatgacctataatttggagctGGAGGAGTATTATTCTAAAAGAAATcggtgctcgtagcctaagaggggacACGGTGAATTAGGCAAATTTAAAATCTTAACCCATGGCTCAAGCTAATTATGTACAAAACataaacaagatcatgctatCAAGATGTGCATCTATGATTCAACTAGTGTGAAACCTTCATCCCAAaatagcaacctatagccaagtatgaaatgcggaaataTAAAGGAGGGGATGAGGGAAAAATAAACTCTTGATAAAAGGATTTATCCCGGTATCAGTAGGCACTAGGACACCATTagtccatgttgttgaagcactcactaagagtactTCTCGGTTACCAAGTTTCTTTCAAGGGCATCTCTTGATTTGCCACAAAGGCTTGGCCACTGAGGCTTACGCCAAGTTCCCCTGGTCACCTTGATGCCGCTTTTCACTAAGGAGTTTTTCCACGAAGGATGTATGGTCTACACGTCCCTCTCACAAGATCATCGACACCGCTCCACACTAAGCTGGAGGCAGTTTAAACTAGAGCTCACAAAATCATTAATCTCATTGACTATATTGTCAcataatcaccaaaatcacaaactatTGCCTAACAAGCCATGTTTCTTACATATTTAATTACACAGAAATTTATTAGCAAACTAAAGCATGCACGCTGTGCTTGCATCAGATCATACAGTAACAGTACAATACAGTATGTATCGATGGACCCATAAGGGAGCTGATCGAGCCACAGGCGAAGCTATAGATAGCTAGCCGAGaacacatatattagttgaTCGTCGGGTCAGCTCCATGTAATTACATGGCACCATACCCGCCGGAATAACCACCATACCCGCCGGCATAACCATACTCGGAATAACCACCACCATACCCGCCGGCATAACCATACCCGGAATAACCACCATACCCGGCAGTACGCGCCTTTCAGCAGCTGGTTCACCATTCCCTCATCCCCTCCTTTATATTTCCTAAggttttaaatcgccggctaaCACGTTTAGCGGCAGAGCTGCCGTTACGGCATTTAGCGAGCTATAGCCGgcatttagcgggctatagccagTTTTAGCGGACTAAATGCATGCCATAGCTTCGTCTACGTCGGCGCCGTCTCGGAGGATCTGGTTGGCGGACAGGCGGTGCCCGCAGCTGGTTCAGCGCGTCCTGGATGCTGCTCCTGAGCTTCCACGGGTCGATGCCGGTGACCCTGGCGCCCACCTCCTTGTCGGTGTCCTTGGGATTCAGCAGCAGGAACGCAGGGTACACATCCAGTTTGTATTGCTGCGCCAGATCCTGCATGCATGTACGTGttcattttgacttttctagataaatagattttgctatgcatctagatatatactAATAtatagaatggagggagtagctgTCAATATAAATGTGTTCCTATATACACACACAAACCTGGAAGTTGTCGACGTCCATCTCGAAGAACGCGGCGGCATCCTTGAACTTAGTGTCCACGGAGAGCTTTCTGAACTCCCTGCTCATGATTCTACTCGGTTGCTGGTAATCCTTGGACGTGAACCCGTACACAAACTTAAATTCAAAGAGCGGAGAGATGCATGATGGAGCTGAGTTAGCTAGCACGTTATTACAACTCGATCTAGCTAGTAGAGAGTCTTGTTCGACAACGAAGAGACGAGAAGCAAAGCAAGGCGGCACGTACCAGCTCCTTGTTCCGGTTGTCATTCTTTCTCGCTTGCAACTCTTGCGCCGTTCCGATGGGCAACACGTTGTGTGATTCTATCGTGTCGTTACCGGCAGGCGGTGGTCCACCAACCATCATCGCCATAATATCTATTAAAAATAAGCTCGCTCAGCTCGTTATGAGGGAAATAAATCAGTGCGAGGAGGTGACGGCATTATATAGTTAGAGcg is drawn from Panicum virgatum strain AP13 chromosome 1N, P.virgatum_v5, whole genome shotgun sequence and contains these coding sequences:
- the LOC120655356 gene encoding thioredoxin H-type 2-like, giving the protein MAMMVGGPPPAGNDTIESHNVLPIGTAQELQARKNDNRNKELFVYGFTSKDYQQPSRIMSREFRKLSVDTKFKDAAAFFEMDVDNFQDLAQQYKLDVYPAFLLLNPKDTDKEVGARVTGIDPWKLRSSIQDALNQLRAPPVRQPDPPRRRRRRRSYGMHLVR